A DNA window from Pseudodesulfovibrio thermohalotolerans contains the following coding sequences:
- a CDS encoding ferredoxin, translating into MAIVIDHDECIGCESCVEICPEVFEMDADGEKATVIDPDSTLDCVDEAIETCPNEAISK; encoded by the coding sequence ATGGCCATTGTCATTGATCATGATGAATGTATTGGTTGTGAATCGTGCGTTGAGATCTGTCCTGAAGTTTTCGAAATGGACGCCGACGGGGAAAAGGCTACTGTCATCGATCCGGATTCGACTCTGGATTGCGTGGATGAAGCCATTGAGACCTGTCCCAACGAAGCCATATCCAAGTAG
- a CDS encoding DMT family transporter — MGFFFALLAVTIWSGNFLIASGFVDDIPPVTLAALRWLTATAVFLPFAKRDMQRDMQALLDNRYELLAASITGVTLFNTMVYISARTTDTVNMALFAATAPVFVVILARIFLKERISPLRWTGLAIAIFGMLAIATRGSLDTLLHMTFRLGDIWMFAAGFLWAVYSILVKRKPATISQNAYLGATFLLGTIPLVPAALMEQCFVSSWTLTPAVIGVILYTGVLASLAAFFLFNTAIMHIGPGNAALFQYFIPVFSGIGAWVLLDQPITPVHAAGFVLIFSGVVMATRTR; from the coding sequence TTGGGATTCTTCTTCGCCTTGCTCGCCGTGACCATATGGTCCGGCAATTTTCTTATCGCCAGCGGTTTCGTGGACGATATTCCTCCCGTCACGCTGGCCGCCCTCCGTTGGTTGACGGCCACTGCTGTCTTCCTGCCCTTCGCGAAACGCGACATGCAACGCGACATGCAGGCCTTGCTCGACAATCGCTACGAGCTTCTTGCGGCGTCGATCACCGGCGTGACCTTGTTCAACACCATGGTGTATATCAGTGCGCGCACCACAGACACGGTGAACATGGCCCTGTTCGCAGCCACCGCGCCGGTCTTCGTGGTCATTCTGGCCCGCATATTCCTCAAGGAACGAATCTCTCCGCTACGCTGGACCGGCCTGGCCATCGCCATTTTCGGAATGCTGGCCATCGCCACCAGAGGTTCTCTGGACACGCTCCTTCACATGACCTTTCGGCTGGGCGACATCTGGATGTTCGCCGCGGGCTTCCTCTGGGCCGTGTACTCTATTCTGGTCAAGCGCAAGCCCGCGACTATTAGCCAAAACGCCTATCTCGGCGCGACCTTTTTACTGGGGACCATCCCGCTTGTCCCCGCAGCCCTCATGGAACAGTGCTTCGTATCCTCCTGGACTCTCACCCCGGCCGTGATCGGCGTTATTCTGTACACAGGCGTGCTGGCCTCCCTGGCCGCATTTTTCCTCTTCAACACTGCCATCATGCACATCGGGCCGGGCAATGCCGCCCTGTTTCAATATTTCATTCCGGTCTTCAGCGGAATCGGCGCGTGGGTCCTGCTCGACCAGCCCATAACCCCGGTCCACGCCGCAGGCTTCGTGCTCATCTTTTCAGGCGTGGTCATGGCCACCCGCACCCGCTGA
- a CDS encoding MGMT family protein produces the protein MSSLFTRNIIETIRAIPKGRVSTYGRVAALAGNRLGARQVARVLHSSSRKENLPWHRVVNREGRIALGKLQGRDEQKRLLQAEGVEFDHAGRIDLDRFAWLPNEPIVTDR, from the coding sequence ATGTCCTCGCTCTTCACTCGAAACATCATTGAAACCATACGGGCCATCCCAAAGGGTCGGGTATCCACTTACGGCCGCGTGGCCGCTCTGGCGGGCAATCGGCTGGGAGCGCGACAGGTTGCCAGAGTGCTGCATTCTAGCTCCCGCAAAGAAAATTTGCCGTGGCACAGGGTGGTCAACCGCGAAGGCCGGATCGCCCTGGGGAAATTGCAAGGGCGCGATGAGCAAAAACGTCTGCTCCAAGCCGAGGGCGTGGAGTTCGACCACGCAGGGCGCATTGACCTGGACCGATTCGCCTGGCTGCCGAATGAGCCAATAGTGACAGATAGATAG
- a CDS encoding DUF1499 domain-containing protein produces the protein MKQLLATIILAVSLAALPACSTKAPDLGMANGMFAVCPDDVDCISSQADDAKHKIAPITATGDPNKVMVDLRSAIESIFGAKVVLSEGNYLRAEFRSSVLRTIDDAEFFYDEQAGLIHIHALSRGEALNFPDSRKRIEEVRVNFAKLQ, from the coding sequence ATGAAACAACTACTCGCCACCATAATTCTTGCCGTCTCCCTAGCCGCCCTCCCCGCCTGTTCGACCAAGGCCCCGGACCTGGGAATGGCCAATGGAATGTTCGCCGTCTGCCCGGACGATGTCGACTGCATTTCCTCGCAAGCCGACGATGCAAAACACAAAATCGCTCCCATCACGGCCACCGGCGATCCAAACAAGGTAATGGTGGACCTACGCAGCGCAATTGAATCCATCTTCGGCGCCAAGGTGGTCCTGAGCGAGGGCAACTATCTGCGTGCCGAGTTCCGAAGCAGCGTCCTGCGGACCATAGACGATGCGGAATTTTTCTACGACGAGCAGGCCGGTCTGATTCATATCCATGCCCTGTCCCGTGGCGAAGCCCTGAATTTCCCGGACAGCCGGAAGCGTATCGAAGAGGTGCGCGTCAACTTCGCCAAATTGCAATAA